In Helianthus annuus cultivar XRQ/B chromosome 3, HanXRQr2.0-SUNRISE, whole genome shotgun sequence, a single window of DNA contains:
- the LOC110929647 gene encoding uncharacterized protein LOC110929647, with protein sequence MVNKAWRIIPRPVMETVLNNHAHRHRVHQPLILHGPRGVGKTTLILERLLENWNKGPHVTGYVDFAESVIDNHPSHGHSFPWGSWTNCTPPALPTLRTQLENCLESMAEQGVRLGAIGSHQICKTMGKWHNLDTSLKRIIGSDNGVRVSKRVVSKRGLTVGLWDKAVCTLSARLNAGEIDGVLGLGEKGGIVSGEEGSYYREGLVALKLAKEVIRVQQGFRANAVKRLNKSGEFSRSLANSATDWPYLLLELLSEAAQADYFQPKLVLNNIDVLKSAALVDDSSVSASMYHDSLIWRIIALGANETCLPVILVTSDSYYSYSAYMDFGFPDIFISRETFGWTPQQAKVHMVPDYFSQSEWDLIVEVLGPNARHLFEIYALKQSNYYRALMDDKESTFEDIIDAYLAYLQVTVVNPAMDRALSLLEKFAVDALNGKIPKDKLRFGAPWRHPPKKDDPCLRSEWAKLQLMDFIQCLVNAEFGVNYFADCSLEIYDDPSVNAMIEVGILYVQRDPSFFRPISRAIQRCLVRWLVQERMQMSFKSSLLFQWHRVFRGRSYRHLMLQVGNK encoded by the exons ATGGTGAACAAAGCATGGAGGATCATCCCAAGACCAGTCATGGAAACCGTCCTCAACAACCACGCTCACCGCCACCGTGTACACCAACCTCTCATCCTCCACGGCCCACGTGGCGTCGGCAAAACCACACTCATCCTTGAAC GGCTTCTGGAGAACTGGAACAAGGGTCCTCATGTCACAGGTTATGTAGATTTTGCAGAGTCTGTTATAGATAACCACCCGAGTCATGGGCATTCGTTTCCGTGGGGCTCGTGGACTAACTGCACACCACCGGCTCTCCCGACTCTTCGAACCCAGCTCGAGAACTGTTTGGAGTCAATGGCGGAACAGGGTGTTCGACTCGGTGCGATTGGCTCTCACCAGATATGCAAAACTATGGGAAAATGGCATAATTTGGATACGTCGCTTAAGCGGATAATCGGAAGTGATAACGGAGTGCGGGTTTCGAAGAGGGTTGTGTCGAAGAGGGGTTTGACGGTGGGTTTGTGGGATAAGGCGGTGTGCACGCTAAGTGCTCGATTAAATGCCGGAGAGATCGATGGGGTTTTGGGGTTAGGTGAGAAGGGGGGAATTGTGAGCGGTGAAGAGGGATCGTATTATAGGGAGGGGTTGGTGGCTTTGAAGCTGGCTAAAGAGGTGATCAGGGTTCAACAAGGGTTTAGGGCGAATGCTGTTAAACGGTTGAATAAGAGCGGTGAGTTTTCGAGGAGTTTGGCGAACTCGGCTACTGATTGGCCGTATttgttgctggagttgttgtCTGAAGCTGCTCAAGCTGATTACTTTCAG CCGAAGTTGGTATTAAATAATATCGATGTCTTGAAAAGTGCTGCGTTGGTGGATGATTCATCTGTCTCTGCATCGATGTATCACGACAGTCTGATCTGGAGAATAATAGCTTTAGGTGCAAACGAGACGTGTTTGCCGGTTATTCTCGTAACTTCTGACAG CTATTATTCATACTCAGCATATATGGATTTTGGATTTCCGGACATTTTCATTTCTCGTGAA ACATTTGGATGGACCCCACAACAAGCTAAAGTACATATGGTTCCAGATTATTTTAGCCAGTCAGAG TGGGATTTAATTGTCGAGGTGCTTGGGCCCAACGCGCGACATCTTTTCGAGATATACGCTCTAAAACAGAGCAATTATTATCGCGC GCTTATGGATGACAAAGAAAGTACATTCGAGGATATCATAGATGCGTATCTGGCATATTTGCAA GTAACTGTTGTGAATCCTGCGATGGATAGAGCACTGTCACTCTTAGAAAAGTTTGCGGTTGATGCTCTAAACGGGAAAATTCCGAAAGATAAATTAAGATTTGGTGCTCCTTGGAGACACCCGCCAAAGAAAGATGATCCTTGCCTGCGTTCCGAATGGGCTAAACTTCAACTAATGGATTTCATTCAATGTCTAGTCAATGCAGAGTTTGGG GTTAATTATTTTGCTGATTGTAGTCTCGAAATCTACGATGATCCTTCCGTTAACGCAATGATCGAG GTTGGTATTCTCTATGTTCAACGTGATCCATCCTTCTTTCGACCAATATCGCGGGCTATTCAGAGATGTCTAGTGAGATG GCTTGTGCAGGAGAGGATGCAAATGAGCTTTAAAAGTTCACTTCTTTTTCAGTGGCACCGAGTGTTTAGAGGACGTAGCTATCGTCATCTCATGTTGCAAGTAGGCAATAAATAG